AATGGACTTATATTCGCAAAGACGGCTCGAAATTTCCTGTCATGCTGACGATCACCGCTATTCGTACAGAAAGCGGAGAAATAACGGGATATATGGGCATTGCCAAAGATATTACGGAGGAAAAGCAATCAGCGAAACGAGTTAAAGATATTAGTGCTGCCCTCGACCAAACGGCAATTGTTGCTATTACTGATATCCAAGGAACAATTACATTCATCAATGATAAATTTTGTGAAATCTCCAAATACAGACGAGAGGAACTAATTGGTCAAAATCATCGCCTGCTCAATTCAGGACATCATCCGCGATCATTTTTTGTGGAGATGTGGAAAGCGATCGCCAGTGGTCAAACTTGGCGGGCTGAAATCAAAAACCGCGCTAAGGATGGGACTTTCTATTGGGTTGATACGACTATCGTTCCTTTCTTGCATGAAGATGGCAAGCCTTATCAATACTTAGCGATTCGGAAGGACATCACGGCTCGTAAAGCGGCGGATATTGAGTTACAGAAGCTATCTCTAATCGCTAGTAAAACGGACAATGTGGCGATCGTGACCAATGCTCAAGGCGAGATTGAATGGGTTAATCATAGTTTTCATAAACTGACGGGTTATACCTTGGCTGAAGTCATCGGTAAAAAACCGGGGGGGTTTTTGCAAGGGGCGAAAACTTCGCAGGAGACAGTTGCCTCAATTCGTGAGGCGCTGGCAAAGCATGAGCCATTCTCTGGAGAAATCCTAAACTACAGCAAGGACGGAAGAGCTTATTGGCTATCGCTAAATATCAACCCTGTCTTCGATGACGATGGAAATTTATTGCAGTTCATTGCGATCGAGAATGAAATCACGACCCGCAAAGAAATCGAACTCAAACTGCGAAAGGAAGTGGAAGGGGCGATGAAAAAGTTAAACGTGATGAATGAGCGACTAGAAGTCAGTAACCGAGAATTGTTAGACTTTGCCTATGTTTCTTCCCATGATTTGCAGGAACCCTTACGCAAAATTCAGGCTTTTGGCGATCGCCTCAAATCGACTTGCCAAGATTCCTTAAACGACAAGGGATTGGATTATTTAGAACGGATGTTAAATGCGGCGAGTCGCGCCCAGATCTTAATCAATGATTTGCTCGACTTCTCGCGGGTGACGACCAAGGCACAGCCTTTTCAACCGATCAACTTATCTGAGGTTTTGGAGGGAGTTCTCTCTGACCTAGAGGTGCGGATCGAGAAATCAGGTGTAATTCTTGAGGTCGATCCTCTGCCCAGCGTCGAAGCTGATGCTCTGCAAATGCGACAAATTCTGCAAAATCTGATCGGCAATGCTTTGAAATTTTTGCGAGCAGAGGTTACGCCTGTGGTGCAGGTGCGATCGCGGGTTTACATGGAAAATGAGCAAGAATGGTGTGAAATTCGGGTTATTGACAATGGCATCGGCTTTGAGCAGCAATATGCTGAGCGGATCTTTCAGATTTTCCAGCGACTACATGGGCGCAAGACTTTTGAAGGTACGGGGATTGGGTTAGCTATTTGCCGTAAAATTGCAGAGAGGCACAATGGAACCTTAATCGCACAGGGTGAACCTGATCAAGGCGCGACTTTTATTTTTACTTTACCAACTCATCAACCCAAAGGAGATCTACAGGATGCCGACTAATAAAGGAAAAAGCGTTACCATCTTAGTCGCAGAAGACGATGAAGACGATCGCCTACTCATGCAAGATGCCCTAGAAGAAAATCGCCTAGCCAATGATTTACATTTTGTGGGTGATGGCGTGGAGTTGCTGGATTACCTAAATCGTCGCGGCGAATATAGCGATCCCGCGACTTCGCCTCGTCCTAGCTTGATCCTGTTAGATCTGAATATGCCGCGCAAGGATGGTCGAGAAGCCCTCAAAGAGATCAAAGCCGATCCCGATCTTCGCCAAATTCCCATCGTTGTCCTCACAACATCTAAGGCTGAAGAAGATATCCTCCGCACCTACGATCTGGGTGTGAGTTCCTTTATTGCCAAGCCAGTTGTATTTGATTCGATGGTACAAATCATGAAGATGGTGGGATCTTATTGGTTTGAAATTGTAGAATTACCAGATCGCGCTTCTAAATAACTGATGTTATGTGGAACGCAGATCATGAATCTCTTGCTGCTAGCGTAACAGGGCAAGCACGGGGGCATTGCCCCTACCTGAGAAATTCATGTTTTGTAGGGGCTGCGCCCCCGTGCCAGCCCCCAACCTTGAGGATCGCAGGAATTCATGTTTTGTAGGGGCTGCGCCCCCGTGCCAGCCCCCAACCTTGAGAGATCCGCAGGAATTCATGTTTTGTAGGGGCTGCGCCCCCGTGCCAGCCCCCAACCGATCCGCAGGAATTCATGTTTTGTAGGGGCTGCGCCCTCGTGCCAGCCCCCAACCGATCCGCAGGAATTCATGTTTTGTAGGGGCTGCGCCCCCGTGCCAGCCCCCAACCTTGAGGATCGCAGGAATTCCTTCCACGTAACATCAGTAAATAAATAGGACTTACGCAAAAGTAGGGGCAATTCATGAATTGCCCCTACTAGAATCATGATTTTGTTTTTTGCGTAAGTCGTAATAAATCATTAATTCACCAGAAAACAATGACCTTAGATATTTGTCGAGTTCTACTCGTTGACGATGATGAAGATGACTATATTGTGGCTCGTGATTTTTTGAGCGAAGCCGAATTATTGGACTTTAAACTGACTTGGGTTGACAACTATGATGACGGCTTAGCAGAAATTAGCAAAAACTGCCATGATGTCTATCTCTTTGACTTTCGCCTTGGCAAAGAAAATGGATTGGAATTGTTGCAAGCAGCCATTAAAACGGGATGCACCAAGCCCATAATTTTACTGACGGGAGTGGGCGATCGCGAAATTGACCAAAAAGCTATGGCATTAGGAGCATCGGACTACTTAGTTAAGGGATATTTCTTAAGTGCCACCTTACTTGAGCGCTCCATTCTCCATGCGATCGAGCGAAAAATCTCGGAAAATCGCCAGCTAAAACTAGTTTCAGAACTAGCCGCCGTCAATCAAGAACTCAAAGACTTTGCCTATATTGTCTCCCACGATCTCAAGGCTCCCTTGCGCGGCATCGCCTCTCTTGCTGATTGGGTGCAAAATGATTATGGCGATCGCCTTGATGACGAAGGTCGCGATATGCTTAGTCTGATGAGTGGTCGCGTAAGGCGCATGAGCGATCTCATCGATGGTGTATTGCAATATTCTCGTGTGGGTCGGGTAAAGGAAAATAGAACCCAAGTAAATCTTGCAAGATTACTTAACGAAACGATTGATATGATTGCTGCACCCAATGGGATTCAAATCGCGATCAATAGC
This genomic stretch from Pseudanabaena galeata CCNP1313 harbors:
- a CDS encoding PAS domain S-box protein, translating into MQKPEIPANESDRLVALDRYKILDTLPEQVYDDLTQLAADICGTPIALISLVDKDRQWFKSRVGLDATETPRDISFCGHAVAAHATLNVPDASQDPRFADNPLVAKDPNIRFYAGVPLITHDNYALGTLCAIDSQPHNLTEAQIRQLEALSRLVINQLELRLNSNFTESQLDEVLSLKQAILDNANFSIIATDLEGTIQDFNVAAERMLGYAASEIVGKTSPAIFHELHEIASQANHLSQELNTEIPVGFEVFTAKTKLGQVYEQEWTYIRKDGSKFPVMLTITAIRTESGEITGYMGIAKDITEEKQSAKRVKDISAALDQTAIVAITDIQGTITFINDKFCEISKYRREELIGQNHRLLNSGHHPRSFFVEMWKAIASGQTWRAEIKNRAKDGTFYWVDTTIVPFLHEDGKPYQYLAIRKDITARKAADIELQKLSLIASKTDNVAIVTNAQGEIEWVNHSFHKLTGYTLAEVIGKKPGGFLQGAKTSQETVASIREALAKHEPFSGEILNYSKDGRAYWLSLNINPVFDDDGNLLQFIAIENEITTRKEIELKLRKEVEGAMKKLNVMNERLEVSNRELLDFAYVSSHDLQEPLRKIQAFGDRLKSTCQDSLNDKGLDYLERMLNAASRAQILINDLLDFSRVTTKAQPFQPINLSEVLEGVLSDLEVRIEKSGVILEVDPLPSVEADALQMRQILQNLIGNALKFLRAEVTPVVQVRSRVYMENEQEWCEIRVIDNGIGFEQQYAERIFQIFQRLHGRKTFEGTGIGLAICRKIAERHNGTLIAQGEPDQGATFIFTLPTHQPKGDLQDAD
- a CDS encoding response regulator; this encodes MPTNKGKSVTILVAEDDEDDRLLMQDALEENRLANDLHFVGDGVELLDYLNRRGEYSDPATSPRPSLILLDLNMPRKDGREALKEIKADPDLRQIPIVVLTTSKAEEDILRTYDLGVSSFIAKPVVFDSMVQIMKMVGSYWFEIVELPDRASK
- a CDS encoding sensor histidine kinase, producing the protein MTLDICRVLLVDDDEDDYIVARDFLSEAELLDFKLTWVDNYDDGLAEISKNCHDVYLFDFRLGKENGLELLQAAIKTGCTKPIILLTGVGDREIDQKAMALGASDYLVKGYFLSATLLERSILHAIERKISENRQLKLVSELAAVNQELKDFAYIVSHDLKAPLRGIASLADWVQNDYGDRLDDEGRDMLSLMSGRVRRMSDLIDGVLQYSRVGRVKENRTQVNLARLLNETIDMIAAPNGIQIAINSELPTLFAEKTRMQQVFQNLIGNAVKYMGKPEGEIHIGHSQKDGYWEFYVSDTGMGIESRHFDKVFQIFQTLIPRDQSESTGVGLAIVKKIVETYGGKIWLTSEVGKGSTFWFTLPITEDMPESMIEVQKS